One Virgibacillus proomii DNA window includes the following coding sequences:
- a CDS encoding LysR family transcriptional regulator, whose amino-acid sequence MEIKHLQYFMEVTKTGSFTQAANQLYITQPAISRIIKSLEEELGFPLFIRSRKKLVLTEAGKVLHEHAKKIDKQYQAMLFDLEQFQQLKKGHMRIGLPSITNAFFFSQFIASFHRRYPDITFQLEEDGSKRIEEKVNEGELDFGVVVLPTQDDFATYTFIQEGLKLIVPTTHRFAHKKKITLNELKEESFIMFNNDFSLRESIVSACKDTGFEPKIILETSQLDFIEEMVASNVGITFLPDSTCRELTDKVTSISVANPTIKWELALIWKKDGHLSSVMQEFVRFAKETLI is encoded by the coding sequence GTGGAAATCAAGCATTTACAGTATTTTATGGAAGTTACGAAAACAGGGAGTTTTACGCAAGCTGCGAATCAATTGTACATCACCCAGCCAGCGATTAGTCGAATTATAAAATCACTTGAAGAAGAACTTGGGTTTCCATTATTTATCCGTTCACGAAAAAAATTAGTGTTAACAGAAGCCGGTAAAGTATTGCATGAGCATGCTAAAAAAATAGATAAACAATATCAGGCGATGTTATTTGACTTAGAGCAGTTTCAACAACTGAAAAAAGGTCATATGCGTATCGGTTTGCCATCGATTACAAATGCATTTTTCTTTTCGCAATTCATTGCCTCCTTCCATCGAAGATATCCAGATATTACGTTTCAATTGGAAGAAGATGGGTCAAAACGGATTGAAGAAAAGGTGAACGAAGGCGAGTTGGATTTTGGAGTTGTCGTTTTACCTACACAGGATGATTTTGCCACTTATACATTTATTCAAGAAGGATTAAAATTGATTGTCCCAACTACCCATCGTTTCGCGCATAAAAAGAAGATTACATTAAACGAGTTGAAAGAAGAATCCTTTATTATGTTTAATAACGACTTTTCTTTACGTGAAAGTATCGTGTCTGCTTGTAAGGATACAGGATTTGAGCCTAAGATCATTTTGGAGACATCACAGTTGGATTTCATTGAAGAAATGGTAGCATCCAATGTTGGGATTACCTTCTTACCAGATAGTACTTGTAGAGAGCTAACAGATAAGGTTACATCTATTTCTGTTGCTAATCCAACGATAAAATGGGAATTAGCGTTAATTTGGAAAAAAGATGGGCATCTTTCCTCTGTCATGCAGGAATTTGTACGGTTTGCTAAGGAAACATTAATCTAA
- a CDS encoding cytochrome c biogenesis CcdA family protein, whose protein sequence is MTATADLTIWLALGAGMLSFLSPCTLPIFPAYLSYITGMSVKELETNHHVKIRSKLLIHAIFFLLGVSLIFISLGIGVSFLGQWIQGLLAGESGEFIQRIAGIFIIIMGLFVGGWLKITSFMKEKRFQFSKKPVGYLGTIFVGMGFAAGWTPCIGPIFASILVVAAANPTQGAWYTLFYVIGFALPFLILTFFLGSTRWIVKYSGIIMKIGAVIMILMGILLFFGLMPRISAFLLNLVKDTWLVNLG, encoded by the coding sequence ATGACAGCGACAGCTGATCTAACAATCTGGTTGGCATTAGGGGCGGGAATGCTTTCATTCCTTTCTCCCTGTACATTACCGATTTTTCCGGCGTATTTATCATATATAACCGGAATGAGCGTTAAAGAACTAGAAACAAATCATCATGTCAAAATAAGAAGCAAACTGCTTATTCATGCGATTTTCTTCTTGCTGGGTGTATCACTCATCTTTATCAGCCTGGGAATAGGGGTTTCGTTCTTAGGTCAATGGATACAAGGACTATTAGCTGGGGAATCCGGCGAATTTATCCAACGAATTGCTGGGATTTTTATTATTATCATGGGATTATTTGTTGGCGGCTGGTTAAAAATTACTTCATTTATGAAAGAGAAGCGATTTCAATTCTCGAAAAAACCAGTTGGCTATTTAGGCACTATTTTTGTTGGAATGGGCTTCGCTGCAGGTTGGACCCCTTGTATTGGACCAATTTTCGCGTCCATCTTAGTCGTTGCAGCTGCTAACCCGACACAAGGGGCATGGTATACGCTCTTCTATGTTATTGGTTTTGCGTTGCCATTTCTCATTCTAACCTTTTTCCTCGGTTCAACACGGTGGATTGTTAAATATAGTGGCATTATCATGAAGATTGGTGCAGTTATTATGATTCTTATGGGGATACTATTATTTTTCGGATTAATGCCAAGAATTTCCGCATTTTTATTAAATCTTGTAAAAGATACGTGGCTGGTAAACTTAGGTTAG
- a CDS encoding redoxin domain-containing protein, producing MKKAILIIIIVGMFGWALYDFVFSSNDTIQETNGSDSSVSGNKITSEVNQSNETEKTGDASEEGLEVGNTAPDFKLPTLEGETIQLSDLRGERVMINFWATWCPPCRAEMPDMQKFHENKDVNILAVNLTETEGSLINIQNFVNDYDLTFPILKDENTEVANTYQIQPIPTTFMVDSKGVIQFKAFGAMNYDLMVQEFEKME from the coding sequence ATGAAAAAAGCGATACTCATTATTATTATTGTAGGAATGTTTGGTTGGGCGCTTTATGATTTTGTTTTTTCCTCAAATGATACGATTCAAGAAACAAACGGCTCAGACAGTTCCGTTTCAGGAAATAAAATAACATCTGAAGTCAATCAAAGCAATGAGACCGAGAAGACAGGCGATGCCAGTGAGGAGGGGCTGGAAGTCGGTAATACTGCTCCTGACTTTAAGCTTCCTACTCTGGAAGGAGAAACAATTCAATTATCCGATCTGCGTGGTGAACGAGTAATGATTAACTTCTGGGCTACATGGTGTCCGCCATGCCGTGCTGAAATGCCTGATATGCAAAAATTTCACGAGAACAAAGATGTCAACATACTAGCCGTAAATTTAACGGAAACGGAGGGAAGCTTAATCAACATCCAAAATTTTGTTAATGATTATGATCTTACATTCCCTATTTTAAAAGATGAGAACACTGAAGTTGCCAACACATATCAAATTCAGCCTATTCCTACTACCTTTATGGTCGATAGTAAGGGAGTAATCCAATTTAAAGCATTTGGCGCAATGAACTATGATTTGATGGTTCAAGAATTTGAAAAAATGGAATAG
- a CDS encoding response regulator transcription factor — protein MKQTIMVVEDDKMIRNLIRIYLEKNGYEVVEAADGEEAKTVFLKYHPCLIILDLMLPKLSGEDFCKWVKELENGEVSIIMLSAKTSIEEKITGLRIGADDYMTKPFDPNELIAHIEAVLRRTGQFCQKIVSNGLCIKPRKGEVLLHDELIQLTKFEFNLLYVFMQHPNIVLSREQLVNELYPHSENNVMDRTIDAHIKKLREKIEEEPAKPKRIQTVRGMGYKFVQAN, from the coding sequence ATGAAACAGACAATTATGGTCGTTGAAGATGATAAAATGATACGAAATCTGATACGTATTTATTTAGAAAAAAATGGCTACGAGGTTGTAGAAGCGGCTGATGGCGAAGAAGCAAAGACTGTATTTTTAAAGTATCACCCCTGTCTTATTATTCTTGATTTAATGCTTCCTAAATTAAGTGGTGAAGACTTCTGTAAATGGGTGAAGGAGCTAGAAAATGGGGAAGTCTCTATCATCATGCTGTCAGCAAAAACAAGCATTGAAGAAAAAATAACCGGCTTAAGAATCGGAGCAGACGATTATATGACCAAACCGTTTGATCCAAATGAGCTCATCGCACATATAGAGGCAGTATTACGCCGTACCGGTCAATTTTGCCAAAAGATTGTAAGTAACGGCCTTTGCATCAAACCAAGAAAAGGTGAAGTGCTACTTCATGATGAGCTAATTCAGCTAACAAAATTTGAATTTAACTTGCTTTATGTTTTTATGCAGCATCCTAATATTGTTCTTTCTCGAGAACAGCTTGTCAATGAACTCTACCCTCATTCAGAAAATAACGTGATGGATCGAACCATTGATGCACATATTAAAAAATTAAGAGAAAAAATTGAGGAAGAGCCTGCCAAGCCAAAACGAATTCAAACTGTACGTGGAATGGGGTATAAATTTGTCCAAGCTAATTGA
- a CDS encoding sensor histidine kinase, producing the protein MSKLIEKITSFLPVSFFWRLTFLYFLVIGVALFISGWALYNTACFLAAGVGNLDELRQQQFNQTLLSYVWLFVVIAIFIASALYFYLTKRLLKPIRSLLEATQLLKKGKYPNPIPIVRKDEIGQLVQQYNELIAQLNRNEADRKKLVSDISHEFRTPLSNLSGYLMALESGDIVGDQKLYTALYQESQRLTSLLDQFDQLKQWDQTTAKTSTRKEIASIKPLLEQCTSMFQWTLKQANMQLKLHVEAADLFIHSEGIQQVVSNLLDNAIQYYKGSGTIRIHGSKEGAWYSIAVSGPGVPIPEREKDKIFERFYRLESSRSRDTGGAGLGLAIAKEIVEKHHGKICVAPSSCGENTFYVKLPLKREMGGSA; encoded by the coding sequence TTGTCCAAGCTAATTGAAAAAATAACCAGCTTCCTACCAGTTAGTTTTTTTTGGCGATTAACATTTTTGTATTTCTTAGTTATTGGTGTTGCTTTATTTATTAGTGGCTGGGCACTTTATAACACTGCCTGCTTTTTAGCCGCAGGTGTTGGAAACCTTGATGAACTCAGGCAGCAGCAATTTAATCAAACCTTGTTAAGCTATGTATGGTTATTTGTCGTAATCGCTATTTTCATCGCATCTGCTCTGTACTTTTATTTAACGAAACGCTTATTAAAGCCTATTCGCAGCCTTTTAGAAGCGACTCAACTATTAAAAAAAGGGAAATATCCTAATCCGATCCCCATCGTTAGAAAGGATGAAATTGGTCAGTTAGTCCAACAATATAATGAACTAATCGCACAGTTAAATCGAAATGAAGCAGATCGGAAAAAACTTGTTTCAGATATCTCCCATGAATTTCGCACACCTCTATCCAATCTCAGCGGTTATTTAATGGCTTTAGAATCTGGCGATATCGTCGGAGATCAGAAATTGTATACAGCACTCTACCAAGAATCACAGCGTCTTACCTCCTTATTGGATCAATTTGACCAATTAAAACAATGGGATCAGACTACTGCAAAAACATCTACTAGAAAAGAAATAGCTTCGATAAAACCACTCTTAGAGCAATGCACTTCTATGTTTCAGTGGACATTAAAGCAAGCAAATATGCAGTTAAAACTTCATGTGGAGGCTGCAGATTTATTCATCCACTCAGAAGGAATACAGCAGGTAGTTAGTAATCTATTAGACAATGCAATCCAATATTATAAGGGCTCAGGCACAATTCGTATTCATGGAAGTAAAGAAGGAGCATGGTACAGTATTGCTGTCTCAGGCCCAGGTGTGCCAATACCGGAAAGGGAAAAGGATAAGATTTTTGAACGTTTTTATCGCCTTGAATCATCACGTAGCAGGGACACAGGAGGAGCTGGATTAGGACTCGCAATCGCCAAGGAGATTGTTGAAAAGCACCATGGAAAGATTTGCGTTGCACCTTCCTCTTGTGGCGAGAATACCTTTTATGTAAAACTGCCGTTAAAAAGGGAGATGGGAGGATCTGCGTAA
- a CDS encoding L,D-transpeptidase, translating to MPYLIDVSVLKHTLTLLKDGRVVKQYPIGVGKMLTPTPVGTYTIVNKAPNPGGPFGVMWMGLSKPHYGIHGTNRPSSIGKDVSHGCIRMYNKDVLELSKLVPIGTPVHLHP from the coding sequence TTGCCATATTTAATTGATGTTTCTGTCTTAAAGCATACGTTGACGCTTTTGAAAGATGGGCGTGTAGTAAAGCAATATCCAATTGGTGTTGGTAAAATGCTAACCCCGACTCCAGTTGGAACCTATACAATAGTAAATAAGGCGCCTAATCCTGGAGGACCATTTGGTGTCATGTGGATGGGACTTTCTAAACCACACTATGGGATCCACGGAACAAATCGTCCTTCATCAATTGGAAAAGACGTTTCGCATGGATGTATACGGATGTATAACAAGGATGTTTTAGAACTCTCTAAACTTGTACCAATTGGGACGCCAGTGCATCTTCATCCATAA
- a CDS encoding polysaccharide deacetylase family protein, whose product MNITRYCRLVLFFSCLFLFLSGCNNNETEPSKQERDSKLMTHDDENQQHVEELEGGSELASREQTPVSFWTLQREYPNSIAIRANNTKKMAITFDDGPSQKYTPLILDTLKKHNAKATFFMMGSRAAAYPDIVKRIHEEGHAIGNHSYWHPNLSEANIDRMKKEISDTENTIAQIVNIRPRLFRPPYGNLTREQVKVLEQMNLSAIMWSVDSSDWQQLSAEQIQKNVLSNIHPGAVILFHDGGHWTQDLSGTVEALDIIIPKLQNDGIELVTIPELFQIEGQK is encoded by the coding sequence ATGAACATAACAAGATACTGCCGATTGGTCCTATTTTTTTCTTGCTTATTTCTTTTCTTATCTGGATGCAACAATAACGAGACAGAACCTTCGAAACAGGAGAGGGACAGCAAGCTGATGACCCATGATGATGAAAATCAGCAACATGTAGAAGAACTTGAAGGAGGATCAGAGTTAGCAAGCAGAGAGCAAACACCGGTATCATTTTGGACATTGCAGCGCGAATATCCTAATAGTATTGCAATTCGAGCAAACAATACAAAAAAGATGGCCATTACCTTTGATGACGGCCCGAGTCAAAAGTACACACCTCTTATATTAGATACGTTAAAAAAACATAACGCAAAAGCAACTTTTTTTATGATGGGATCAAGAGCTGCAGCTTATCCCGATATTGTAAAGCGTATTCATGAAGAGGGGCATGCAATTGGAAATCATTCTTATTGGCACCCAAATTTAAGTGAAGCAAATATTGATCGAATGAAAAAAGAAATTTCAGATACGGAAAATACGATAGCACAAATAGTGAATATAAGACCAAGGCTATTTCGGCCGCCTTATGGCAATTTAACTCGCGAGCAAGTAAAAGTATTAGAACAAATGAATTTATCTGCTATCATGTGGTCAGTTGATTCCTCAGACTGGCAACAGCTTTCCGCTGAACAAATTCAAAAAAATGTCCTAAGCAATATTCACCCTGGTGCCGTTATTTTATTTCATGATGGCGGTCATTGGACACAAGACTTATCTGGTACAGTAGAGGCATTGGATATTATTATTCCGAAACTGCAAAATGATGGTATAGAGCTAGTAACCATTCCGGAACTTTTTCAAATAGAAGGACAAAAATAA